The Camelina sativa cultivar DH55 unplaced genomic scaffold, Cs unpScaffold05027, whole genome shotgun sequence genomic interval GATGGGATTCTTCTAGAAGCATTGAATCTGGTGGTTGAAGCTAATCCGTGATGAGACGATGACGTGGCACTGGCGGCTCTCTCGGCGCTTTTCTTAAGCCTACGCATATGGTTCAGTATAGCCACTGAATCATCAAGAGCAAGCTCGATCCCGCAGTTTGATTTTATGGCTGAAAGCTTCTCCCAAGTGCACCTTCTTCCTTGGTTAGCCGCTTTCTGAAGATCGACATGAGTCGGGTTTTGTATAATCTTCGAGTACTACACAAAATCCACAACCCAATAAGAATCTCCAACAAGTTTCAATGAAAGAAAATTCAAGATTTCGAGTTTTGGATCAGAACCTG includes:
- the LOC104774729 gene encoding triacylglycerol lipase SDP1-like; amino-acid sequence: MEVKHRCNQVLELGFPLGGLAKLFAQEWEGDVTVVMPATLAQYSKIIQNPTHVDLQKAANQGRRCTWEKLSAIKSNCGIELALDDSVAILNHMRRLKKSAERAASATSSSHHGLASTTRFNASRRI